A stretch of DNA from Mycolicibacterium celeriflavum:
CGCGCAAGCCGACATCACCATGTCCGGGCACGCGATCGAGGCCCGTGTCTACGCCGAGGATCCCGGGCGCGGTTTCCTGCCGACCGGCGGCCGGGTGCTCGACCTGGCCGAACCCCAGGGGCCCGGCATCCGGGTGGATTCCGGCCTGTCGCGGGGCTCGGTGATCGGCAGTGACTATGACCCGATGCTGTCGAAGATCATCGCCCACGCCGGCGACCGGGCCACTGCCCTGCGGGCTTTGGACCGGGCGCTGGCGCAGACCGCGGTCCTCGGTGTCACCACCAACATCGAGTTCCTGCGTTTCCTGCTCGCCGATCCCGACGTCGTGGCGGGCCGTCTCGACACCGGTCTGCTCGACCGTCGAAGCCCGGACTTCCGTTCGGCGACCGCGCAGGACGCCGACCTGGTCGCGGCCGCGGCGTACAAGTGGCTGCGCGCGTGGCCGCAACCCGTCGGCGACCTGTGGGCAGTTCCATCGGGCTGGCGGATGGGTCCGCACGCGCCGACCACATACCGGTTGCGGTCGGGTGAGCGCACCGACCACGTCCACCTGACCGGCACGCCGACGGCGGCGACTGCGGTGATCGAGGACGGCCAACCACGTTCCCTGTCGGCCTCTTTGGCCGGTGACCGGCTGGCGGTCACGTTCGACGGCGTGCGCAGCGACTACGTCGTCGCAGCCGACGACGGACAGATCTGGCTGGCCGGCGCCGGCCACACCGTCGCGGTCGAGGAAGTCCGCGAAGCCCCGGTGCGGCCCGACGACGCGCACAGCGGCGACGCCGAGCTGACCAGCCCGATGCCGGGTTCCGTTGTGGCCGTCGGGGTGACCGACGGAGAACGGGTCGAGGCGGGCGCCGTCGTGGTGACCGTCGAGGCCATGAAGATGGAGCACGCGCTGGCCGCCCCGGTCGGCGGCGTGGTGGAACTCCTTGTCGCCGAGGGCGATCAGGTGAAGGTGGGCCAGCCGCTGGCACGAGTCGCCGCGGATGCCCCCACAGCGGAGAAGGAAGAGCTATGAGTGAATTTCTGGCCACCGGCATGCTGCCGGACCACTACGAACAGCTGGCCAAGACGGTGAGCGACTTCGCCCAGAGCGTGGTGGCGCCCGTCGCGGCCAAACACGACGAAGAACACTCGTTCCCGTACGAGGTGGTCGCGGGGATGGCCGACATGGGCTTGTTCGGCCTGCCGTTCCCTGAGGAGTACGGCGGCATGGGCGGCGACTACTTCGCGTTGTGCCTGGCGCTGGAGGAACTCGGCAAGGTCGACCAGAGCGTCGCGATCACGCTCGAGGCCGGTGTGTCACTGGGCGCGATGCCGGTGTACCGGTTCGGGAACGAGAAGCAGAAGCAGGAGTGGCTGCCACTGCTGGCCAGCGGCAAGGCGCTTGGTGCGTTCGGGCTCACCGAAGCCGGCGGCGGTAGCGACGCCGGTGCCACGAAGACGACCGCCAAGCTCGACGATGGGCATTGGGTGATCAACGGGTCCAAGCAGTTCATCACCAACTCGGGTACCGACATCACCAAGCTCGTCACGGTCACGGCCGTCACAGGCGAAAGTGGTGGCAGGAAAGAGATCTCGGCGATCCTGGTGCCCGTTCCGACGGCGGGCTTCACCGCCGAACCGGCGTACAACAAGGTGGGCTGGAACGCGTCGGACACCCACCCGCTGAGCTTCGACGACGTGCGGGTGCCCGAGGAGAACCTGCTCGGCGAACGCGGGCGGGGCTACGCGAACTTCCTGCGCATCCTCGACGAGGGCCGCATCGCGATCGCCGCGCTTTCGGTCGGATCCGCGCAGGGCTGCGTCGACGAATGCGTCCGCTACGCCAAGGAACGCGAGGCGTTCGGCGCCGCGATCGGCACCTACCAAGCCATCGCGTTCAAGATCGCACGGATGGAGGCCCGCGCGCATATCGCCCGCACGGCCTATTACGACGCCGCCGCGCTGATGCTGGCCGGTAAGCCGTTCAAGAAGGCGGCTTCGATCGCCAAGATGGTTGCCAGTGAGGCCGCGATGGACAACGCCCGTGATGCGACCCAGATCTTCGGGGGCTACGGCTTCATGAACGAGTATTCCGTCGCGCGGCACTACCGCGACAGCAAGATCCTCGAAATCGGCGAGGGCACAACCGAAGTGCAGCTGATGCTGATCGGGCGGGAGCTGGGCCTGTGAGTGAGAAGAAAGTCGTCGTCCAGCGTGGCCTGTGGTACGAGGAGTTCGAGACCGGCGTGCTCTATCAGCACCGGCCGGGGCGCACCATCACCGAGGCGGACAACGTCTTGTTCACGACGTTGACGATGAACACCCAGGCGCTGCATCTGGACGCCGCGTTCTCAGACGCGTTACCGCCGTTCAACCAGCGACTGGTCAACTCGATGTTCACGCTGTCCACGCTGGTCGGGCTGTCG
This window harbors:
- a CDS encoding acetyl-CoA carboxylase biotin carboxylase subunit, yielding MTFDTVLVANRGEIAVRVIRTLRAMGIRSVAVFSDADDGARHVAEADVAVRIGPAAARESYLDIEAVVAAARRTGAQAVHPGYGFLSENAQFAAALQSAGIVFIGPPVGAIQTMGDKIAAKAAVSAFGVPVVPGVSRPGLSDDDLVAGAEEVGFPVLVKPSAGGGGKGMRVVTESAELPAALVSARREAAAAFGDDTLFLERFVLNPRHIEVQVLADGYGAVVHLGERECSLQRRHQKVVEEAPSPLLDEATRARIGAAACDTARSVDYTGAGTVEFIVSADRPDEFFFMEMNTRLQVEHPVTEMVTGIDLVEQQVRIAAGEKLSIAQADITMSGHAIEARVYAEDPGRGFLPTGGRVLDLAEPQGPGIRVDSGLSRGSVIGSDYDPMLSKIIAHAGDRATALRALDRALAQTAVLGVTTNIEFLRFLLADPDVVAGRLDTGLLDRRSPDFRSATAQDADLVAAAAYKWLRAWPQPVGDLWAVPSGWRMGPHAPTTYRLRSGERTDHVHLTGTPTAATAVIEDGQPRSLSASLAGDRLAVTFDGVRSDYVVAADDGQIWLAGAGHTVAVEEVREAPVRPDDAHSGDAELTSPMPGSVVAVGVTDGERVEAGAVVVTVEAMKMEHALAAPVGGVVELLVAEGDQVKVGQPLARVAADAPTAEKEEL
- a CDS encoding acyl-CoA dehydrogenase family protein, with translation MSEFLATGMLPDHYEQLAKTVSDFAQSVVAPVAAKHDEEHSFPYEVVAGMADMGLFGLPFPEEYGGMGGDYFALCLALEELGKVDQSVAITLEAGVSLGAMPVYRFGNEKQKQEWLPLLASGKALGAFGLTEAGGGSDAGATKTTAKLDDGHWVINGSKQFITNSGTDITKLVTVTAVTGESGGRKEISAILVPVPTAGFTAEPAYNKVGWNASDTHPLSFDDVRVPEENLLGERGRGYANFLRILDEGRIAIAALSVGSAQGCVDECVRYAKEREAFGAAIGTYQAIAFKIARMEARAHIARTAYYDAAALMLAGKPFKKAASIAKMVASEAAMDNARDATQIFGGYGFMNEYSVARHYRDSKILEIGEGTTEVQLMLIGRELGL